A single Pagrus major chromosome 19, Pma_NU_1.0 DNA region contains:
- the epb41l3a gene encoding band 4.1-like protein 3a, with translation MTTEAGEPQESFPEAAAHSTPKQGGEGGPSQSQPQSSLADDSSSHLSSNSRIARSPARNPLSFRTMQTKVTLLDGSLFTCTVEKRSRGLQLFEKVCDHVNLLERDYFALSFRDADNNKNWLDPAKEMKKQVRGVPWNFSFNIKFYPPDPTQLSEDITRYFLCLQLRQDIVSGRLPCSFATHTVLGSYTVQSELGDYDPDECGSDYVSELCFAPNQTKEMEEKIMELHKTYRGMTPAEAEMHFLENVKKLSMYGVDLHHAKMVGSRFDCLPSAKSEDSEGVAIMLGVCSSGLLVYRDRLRINRFSWPKILKISYKRNNFYIKIRPGEFDQFESTIGFKLLNHRAAKRLWKVCVEHHSFFRLMSPEETPKKLLSLGSKFRYSGRTQIQSRRASAQISRPAPHFPRCISKRNLMSRSLDGASRATSSLIGSPAITASPKANGGTHTDMGAGLYGASKFIAVSDLITTVTPERRTEEKRAEQVEEVLVLEKEVQERLEVDKEEVQEEEEEKEETGETVISQQSPPTPQKQDTKTELTDTAVDGELTATESDQDEDLKTQETLGSPEEEQKPQSTISALRRSFLEGGAGGGGMTEWEKRLASSPLRRLDDSPMIEPLEPDEVLPLDSSSSAEGGVMTNQYPPQPIREKSYTVGRSYDTASGRVVTMTTSDDSSDVTMTTGTIEMDRQVRIIPLSSADDVITGGPLITICEVKTPTSPSEQLPGICDIISDVFTGDDTRGGGTRASVISPLTPRLRPKSPPDELNLSPTPSPGHLTGRMSPSMVRVPKPTFEEMSPELTALLRSAKDQNTFREHNLLKTSEKVETVFLMTEPCDQDQPMADEPQVPVMRKTLTYEAPGSRADSDPPAGLLLSSQTFTAETANTTTTTHITKTVKGGISETRIEKRIVISGDTEIDHDQALAAALSEARRQHPELSVTRVVVHKETEVSPDHVID, from the exons atgacaacagaggCAGGTGAGCCACAGGAGTCTTTCCCTGAAGCCGCCGCCCACTCCACACCTaaacag ggaggggagggtgggCCGTCCCAGAGCCAACCTCAGAGCTCATTGGCTGACGACTCGTCAAGTCACCTGTCATCGAACAGTCGGATCGCTCGCTCTCCAGCAAGAAACCCGCTGAGCTTCAGGACGATGCAGACCAAAGTGACCCTGCTGGACGGGTCACTGTTCACCTGCACTGTGGAG AAACGGTCTCGTGGTCTTCAGCTCTTTGAGAAAGTTTGTGACCACGTCAACCTGCTGGAGAGAGACTACTTCGCTCTGTCCTTCAGAGACGCCGATAACAACAag AACTGGTTGGATCCAGCGAAGGAGATGAAGaagcaggtcagag GTGTTCCCTGGAATTTCTCCTTTAACATCAAGTTTTACCCTCCTGATCCCACCCAGCTGTCAGAGGACATCACCAG gtacTTCCTGTGTCTCCAGCTCAGACAGGATATAGTTTCTGGTCGTCTTCCATGTTCATTTGCGACTCACACCGTCCTCGGCTCCTACACCGTCCAATCAGAGCTCGGAGACTACGATCCCG atgAGTGTGGTTCAGACTACGTCAGTGAACTCTGTTTCGCCCCGaaccaaacaaaagaaatggaGGAGAAGATCATGGAGCTTCACAAAACATACAG AGGAATGACACCAGCTGAAGCAGAGATGCACTTCctggaaaatgtgaaaaagctTTCCATGTATGGAGTCGACCTTCATCACGCAAAG ATGGTAGGAAGCCGCTTTGATTGCTTGCCTTCAGCTAAGTCAGAG gACTCGGAGGGTGTGGCCATCATGCTGGGTGTGTGCAGTAGTGGTCTGCTGGTctacagagacagactgaggatCAACAGATTCTCCTGGCCAAAGATCCTGAAGATCTCGTACAAAAGAAACAACTTCTACATCAAGATCCGACCTGGAGAG TTTGACCAGTTTGAGTCTACCATTGGTTTCAAGCTGCTGAACCACAGAGCAGCAAAACGACTGTGGAAAGTCTGTGTGGAGCATCACTCCTTCTTCAG gctgATGTCTCCAGAGGAGACTCCTAAGAAGTTGCTTTCTCTGGGTTCAAAGTTTCGTTACAGCGGTCGAACTCAGATTCAGAGTCGTCGAGCCAGCGCTCAGATCTCCAGACCTGCGCCGCATTTCCCACGATGCATCAGCAAAAGGAACTTGATGAGCCGCAGCCTGGATGGAG CTTCGAGGGCCACGtcctctctgattggctctcCAGCCATCACAGCGTCTCCTAAAGCCAATggtggcacacacacag atatgGGGGCGGGGCTGTACGGAGCATCTAAATTCATCGCTGTTAGTGACCTCATCACCACGGTAACACCtgagaggaggacggaggagaaGAGGGCGGAGCAAG TTGAGGAGGTGCTGGTGTTGGAGAAGGAGGTGCAGGAAAGGTTAGAGGTGGATaaagaggaggtgcaggaggaagaggaggagaaggaggagaccGGAGAGACAGTGATTTCTCAACAGAGTCCTCCGACTCCTCAGAAACAGGACACCAAG acgGAGCTGACTGACACAGCTGTAGACGGAGAGCTGACAGCTACAGAG tctgatcAGGATGAAGACTTGAAGACTCAG GAGACGTTGGGGAGtccagaggaggagcagaaaccTCAGAGCACCATCAGCGCTCTCAGACGCTCCTTCTTagagggaggagcaggaggaggagggatgacagagtgggagaaacGTCTCGCCTCCTCACCCCTACGCCGGCTCGATGACTCCCCAATGATCGAACCGCTGGAACCAGACGAG gttcTCCCCCTGGACAGCAGCTCATCAGCG GAGGGAGGGGTCATGACAAACCAATATCCtcctcagccaatcagagagaaGAGCTACACTGTGGGGCGAAGCTACGACACCGCCTCTGGCAGGGtcgtcaccatgacaaccagCGACGACAGCTCTGatgttaccatgacaacaggGACTATTGAGATGGACAGGCAGGTCAGAATCATCCCGCTGTCCTccgctgatgatgtcatcacaggGGGACCGTTAATCACGATTTGTGAGGTTAAGACGCCAACCTCGCCGTCGGAGCAGCTGCCTGgcatctgtgacatcatcagtgatgttttTACTGGGGATGACACCAGAGGAGGTGGAACCAGGGCCTCTGTGATCTCACCTTTGACCCCACGCCTCCGTCCTAAATCCCCTCCAGATGAGCTAAACCTGAGCCCCACCCCCTCGCCAGGTCACCTGACAGGCAGGATGTCACCTTCCATGGTCAGAGTG cCTAAACCTACATTTGAGGAAATGTCTCCTGAGCTGACTGCTCTGCTGAGGTCGGCCAAAGATCAAAACACGTTCAGAGAACACAACCTGCTGAAG acGTCAGAAAAGGTGGAGACCGTCTTCTTAATGACGGAGCCATGTGACCAAGACCAGCCAATGGCAGATGAACCTCAG GTCCCAGTGATGAGGAAGACTCTCACCTATGAAGCTCCAGGG AGCCGGGCGGACTCTGATCCTCCTGCAGGTTTGCTGCTGAGCTCTCAGACCTTCACTGCAGAGACTGCCAACACCACTACAACCACACACATCACCAAG ACGGTGAAAGGAGGAATTTCAGAAACCAGAATCGAGAAGAGAATCGTGATTTCTGGAGACACAGAAATTGACCACGACCAG GCTCTGGCGGCGGCGCTTAGCGAGGCGCGGCGGCAGCATCCTGAGCTGTCCGTCACACGAGTTGTCGTCCATAAAGAAACAGAGGTCTCTCCTGATCATGTGATTGATTAG